From the Lathyrus oleraceus cultivar Zhongwan6 chromosome 4, CAAS_Psat_ZW6_1.0, whole genome shotgun sequence genome, one window contains:
- the LOC127136948 gene encoding uncharacterized protein LOC127136948 — translation MTTPRRNTFTLKYKEPKLDSLKGLIYDLTLNRRDEFGKNNGKILSLLTKKVDYGIIGSLAQYYDPPLRCFTFVDFQLAPTLEEFERVVGLKLKDFNPFPKLEEEAGPKKITSALSINVPTVRDNWVEKGGCKGFAAMFLEDLALEFKKKGNWNAFYVVLALLIHRIVLFPNVEKFVDQVAIKVFLFGNPVPFLLADIYHALHARYEKRGGTLLCCAPLLYTWFMQHMPKEGPFVAKELKSPKKLASPTASSIRWYIREWETPDIIVSCGEFPNVPLLGTKGCINYNPMLSRVQHGYSMDGPPGAKDLQPFVLFDIQASNPDVRAVRKDWLKVVTKGKEFGKRNLLARESYT, via the coding sequence ATGACAACTCCAAGGAGAAACACTTTCACGcttaagtacaaggaacctaagCTGGATAGTCTGAAGGGTTTGATCTATGATTTGACTCTCAATAGACGTGATGAGTTCGGAAAAAACAATGGGAAAATTTTGAGTCTTCTAACTAAGAAAGTTGACTATGGAATTATCGGCTCTTTGGCACAATATTATGATCCACCTTTACGCTGTTTCACATTCGTTGATTTCCAActagctcctactttggaagaaTTTGAGAGAGTCGTAGGTCTCAAATTGAAGGATTTCAATCCATTTCCAAAGCTCGAAGAAGAAGCGGGCCCAAAGAAGATAACTTCAGCCCTAAGTATCAATGTCCCGACTGTTCGAGACAATTGGGTTGAAAAAGGGGGTTGCAAAGGTTTTGCCGCGATGTTTTTGGAAGATTTAGCTCTGGAGTTCAAGAAAAAGGGAAATTGGAATGCATTCTATGTTGTGTTGGCTTTATTGATCCATAGGATCGTGCTCTTCccaaatgttgaaaaatttgtggatcAGGTAGCCATAAAAGTCTTTCTCTTTGGCAATCCCGTACCATTTCTCTTAGCTGACATTTACCATGCCCTTCACGCTCGATATGAAAAGAGGGGTGGAACTTTGTTGTGCTGTGCTCCTTTGCTTTATACTTGGTTCATGCAACACATGCCCAAAGAAGGCCCTTTTGTCGCAAAAGAACTTAAGTCTCCTAAAAAATTAGCTTCTCCCACTGCAAGTTCCATCAGATGGTATATCCGAGAGTGGGAAACCCCAGACATTATAGTCAGCTGTGgggaatttcctaatgtacctTTGTTGGGtactaagggttgcatcaattataaccctATGTTATCTCGAGTGCAGCACGGTTACTCCATGGATGGCCCCCCTGGCGCAAAGGACTTACAACCATTTGTGCTCTttgacatccaagcaagcaatcctgATGTAAGAGCAGTACGAAAGGATTGGTTAAAGGTTGTTACGAAGggtaaagagtttggaaaaagaaACCTTCTCGCCAGAGAATCTTACACCTGA